The genomic DNA TGCGGAATCAGAAGAGCTCCAAACCTAAATCCAAAGCACGCTCaaggccaccgccaccgccacagccacagccacgctCTTTCAAAGCCGCTCCAGCCAGCTATCATCAACAGAGGTCCCAGCAGCTGAATAACAGTAACCAATATCAGCAGCATCTTCAGCAAAGGAAACAATTAgagctccaacagcagcagcagcagcaacagcaaaagaatcagctccaacagcagcagcaacagcagcagcaacagcaaaggaaTCAGCTTCAGCTAAGGAAACAATtagagctccagcagcagcagcggcaaaggaATCACCTGCAACtcctacagcaacagcagcaacagcaacagcaaaggaaTCAACTTCAAGAAAAGGAACAGCAGAttcaggagctgcaggaggcgTTAAATTACTATCACaagcagagagaggagcagcaacggcagctggCAGAGATCAGGGAGCAGGACGAGAGGAAACTCAGGGAGCAGGAAGAGTTCATAAGGAAGCTGCAGCTAGATCAAGAGCTGCTCAGACGCAAGGCCGAAGCCAAAGAAAGGCTGGAGAACTCTGCGCTGAAAATCGTGCCTTTAAGACCAAGcaacgagcagctgctgcagcacaagGAAAAGGATATCCCTTCGAAAGAAGTCCTGCACGTTAAACCCGACATGAATGGCCATAGCAATGGTCATGGCAGGGCCATGGCGGGAAAGCCACCGCAACGGCCCATACTGGGCAACGGTGCGCCACATCGTGGCGGTGGACCAGTGGCTGCCTTTGATGCGGGCAAAAATCGGGGACTGCAACAGCGAACCTCTGTGAACGATAGACTgaagaaacaacagcagcagccggtgCAGCCAGCGGTAACtcctgcagccacagcaccaaCCAATCCAATGCCTGTTCCAGCGCCAATGACTCCGCCTGCTACGCCAGAAGCTCCCACGCCAAAGCCCGATCACAGAGCCGTGCGCAAGTCTACCAAATCGCagaatacaaacaaatttgtgttCAAATCGGATGCGGCACTAGACCCGATCGCCGCGCTGAAGGCTTACTGCGCATTCAAAGAGTTGGAGGAGCCCAAATATCGCACGTTCAACAGTCGGCCGAATCTGATCTGCTCGGTGAGTGTGGGCGCCTTTGTCTACAGCAGCTACCCCCAGGAGTTTGCTGACGAATTGACAGCCCGCAAGGCGACGGCGTGGATTGCCATTCAAAAGATTCAGGAGTCAGAGTCACGACAGCCGCTCACCATTTGCACGCTGACGGATCACGAGTTCATTGACGGCCTGTACCGGGAGCTGCGGCAGTATCCCAATGGCATATTGGGCCACAAGCTGGAGGAGTGGTATGAGCGAACGTTCAACCATCATCTGCCCAGCCACTGGCACGATCTGGTTGTGGAATCGAGCAAGATTCGCATGGAGACAACCATCTCGTCGCTCATTCTGCTGGCCAACGATCCTGAATCTCCGCGAAGAGCAGCGCCCCAGCGGCACGAAATACCCGAGCTTCGGCTGCCGTGGCTGAGCGAGTCGGAGCACAGCTTGGAGCGCCATCACGACTGGAGCTTGTACATCACGCACTGCGACTCCACGAAGCAGATCTGGGCTCGCCTCATCGATCAGATATCCAGCCTGGAGGAGCTGACGGTGCACCTGAACAGGCATGTGGCGGTGCGCACACCGATAACGGATCCCCACGAGCAGGACATGTATCTGGTGGAGGTCGCCGAGGGCTGGAGTCGCGTGCGCGTGCTCTCCGTGGACGCCAAGCAGCGcacctgccgctgccactttGTGGACTTCGGGGACGTTGCCTCGTTTGAGTTTGAAGATCTTGTTGCCTGTCCGCCGAGGTTCCTGGTGCTGCCCGCCCAAGCCATCTGCCTGGGCATGTACGCGCTGGAGAAGTTCGAGGGTCATCCGCACGCTCAGGCTGTGCTGCTTAAGCAGCTCGCTGGCCAGCGGGTCGTCGCTCGCATCCTCACCACCGAGAAGCAATTCAGCGAACTGGGCGGCTGTGCCCAAGGCGTCTGGAAGGATGAAATGCGCAGCGCCTGCCTGGTGGGCACACTGTACGACACCTCCACGGCGGATGACATACACCTCAACGATCTGGTGGCCAATGAAATCAGCCTGAACACACCAGCGCCCATACTGAGTCCGGACCAGAAGTCCAACCCAGTGCTCATCTCTCACATCAACGAGGGCGGCGATCTCACGGTGCTGCTGCGCAACGAGGATCTGCGGTTTGTGGAGCGCAGCATTGCCACCACAGTGGCTGACATCGGGGAGCAGCATCGCGTGACGCTGTCGGATCTGCTGCGCGATCGACTCGTGTTTGTCTGCGACGAGTCGGTGGAGGGCCTGAAGCAGTGGTATCGCGGCATGCTCACCGCCAAGCCAAAGAACGCCGATGAGGAGACCTTCGATGTTTACTACGTGGACGATGGACGCCTGCGCAAGACGCACATTTCGAACATCTATCGACTGGAGGCCAACAATCTGGCGCTGGCTGGGTACCCGCCGCTGGCGCTGCGCGTGCGCCTGCACGACGTGCCCGATATTGTCGGGGATATGCTGGGACGCCTGCGTGGACTAATGCCGCCACGCAGCGAGGCTATAGTGAGTGTGTCAGAGGTGAAAGAAAAGGAATTGTTAACTTATTTGCATGTAATCCACAGCTCAAGGTGATGGAGGGAGCAGGCAGTGACCAGCTGCCCATGGTGAATGTTTATGTGCGCGGCCAGGATGCCAATGCCATGTACATGTGCGTGAACAGCGCCATACAAATGGAGTTTGAAATGCAAAGGTAAGTGCCATGCTCCAGTCTCAACAATCATCATACTCATgcgcccacacacaccccccacAATCCACCCACTAATTGGTATCAAGCTGCCCTAACAACTAAACACAAACCATAACATATCTGTTCTGAACTGTTGCCCTCTCATATCAATGCCAAAATAATGTCATTCTCTATTAGTGCTTTCGATAAactggaaatgaaatgataaCGCTAACCGCTAACCACCCAACcaaccccccaccaccaccgccaccaccattCACCGATCAATAAGTAAATGttcagcaaaataaatgcatcaACATCATCGATTATTGTAAGATAACCTAACTAACGCTCTAAGAACGACTCCATTTCGCATCTTTGTAtataaagaacctaaaatatatactcgtattcgtaCCATCATCAAATCAATGTCCCTCGAGAGCGACTTTTCATACCTTCCACAATATCCACAATAATCCCACAACCAATCCTACTACCGCCCTACTTCCCCACGTCGTCCTGCCCATTACACAGTAGCACGCGTCCGCAGAGCTACGACGATGGCGGACTGCGCTTCAATCCCAATGGACAGCTGCAGCGACGCAACAGCTTTGGCTCTGTGGTgtccagccacagcagcggcagtcaaAGTTTCAGCGAGCATCAGACACCACCAGTGACGCCTCTGCGACTGTCATCGTCCACCACAATCAAAGACTACGAGGCCATACCGGCTGTGGGCGCGTACTTTGAGGTGCGCATTGGTCTCTCCATCAATCCAGGACACTTTGCGGTGAGTCGTACCCCAAGCCCATCGCTTACCAGTCATAATTAACACTCTTTCGTAATTCCAGGTGCAACCCTACAAGTGCTACAATCAGTTGCAGCATTTGATGAAGGATTTGCAGGCGCATTGCAAGGGCGCTTCAGCACAGAGCGTGCCAGCTGCCCGTTTGGCCATTGGCCAGGCATATGCGGCACCAGACAGCGACAATGTTTACCATCGGTGAGGCAGAACCTACAGGGCAGACCAAACCCATAGCTAACTCGCCTCTAAATCCTTCTTGCAGCGTGATTGTTCGCAAGATTTACGATGAGATTATCCACGTGCGCTTCGTGGATGTGGGCGATGATGGTGTGGTGGCCTGTGATCAACTGAGGAAGCTGCCACCGGCCTTGGCCGAGCTGCCCAGGATGGCCATACCAGCACAACTATATGGTGGGTCCGCGTCGCTATTCATTATCGTAATTAATCCACTGATATCCCTGTGCAGGCATCCAACTGGCAGACGTTCTCTGGACTCAGGAGAACTGTGTACGCTTCAGGAGCCTCACGCTGGGTCAAAAGTTTATCGGGTTTGTGCGGCGTCTAAGCAGATTGAAGGATGAGACGCTGGCACTGTGCCTGGAGCTGATTGACACCTCCACGCCGCAGGACATCAAGCTGCACGAGATTCTCATCAACGAGAAGCacgcgcagccgcagccagaaGAACGACTTTAATTTTGAACTTGTTCACGTTTATGTTTGCTTAATTATAGCCTTAGGATTAGGTGTattatgtataatttattaagACGATACattcccccacacacacacacacgggaaCCGCTAACTCTGTACTCCTCTCGGAAAAACGCaacaatatacaaaaatttatGATTTTAGCTCTATCGCGAGAAGGGATGCACTTGGTTGGCGGCCTTGATGTTGGTCTTCACCGCTGAGGGTGCCttgccgagctgctgctgcacgttgCCCGGGCTCATGGCGGGGCCGCCCATGGGCGAGGAGGCGCGTATTGAGGGTGGAACCATCATATTCGGCCCGGGGCCATAGCTGGTCATCTTCATGCCCTTGCCCATGCCCACGGCTGCAACGAGAAGCTGCGTGTCGGCCATGCTGCTGGTCTGTTGGATGCCGGTGCGCGAGGAGGACTCAATCTCCCACTCCTCGCGGGCCTTGCTCACCATGTCCAGGACGTGGGAGACAACCTTGTTGTATTGGGTCACCTGTTTCATGGCCGCATCGTTGGTCAGATTGGCTGCCTTCTGCTCGTTCGCTTGCATCTTCTGCTCGGTGAGGGGATCGGGACGCGTTCGCAGATAGTCCGGCACAATGTCGTGCGAGAAGACCGGCACGCGTCCCTCGGTGATGCCTATTAGCGTCTCGTCGCGATCCATGgacaccagcagcggcagcaccgtTCGGTTCCTTAGCGGTGGACACTGCTCTTTGGCCAGAATCTTCGTTAGTCCCGTCAAGTGGCTGGAAATGATGGCAAAATTGTCCAGAAATGTTGGCCAGTTGATTGTCTCGAACTCCATCTCCAGTTTCTGGATCATGGCCAACACCGCCAGCTTCAAGTCGTTCAGGCGCTGCAGGACGGCGTCCAGCGTCATCTCAAAGTGCTTTTCTTCGCGCtgcattttcgttttattttaatacaatttaatttccgaAAACTAATAGCACCGGACAGTGTGACCATGTGACGACTGAAGCAGCTGTTGCCTTAAATACCAATTCTGAGAAGTGCATTCTGGGTACTTTCGCACTTGCGGCATACGTTCTGACAAACATGGCCTTCGTTTTGCTGTGGACAATTGATTATTAATGGcttttaatataaaaaaactgagaaataataattgcttggtatatttacgataTATATTGAAAATTTGAGGGtgtatttcggtatatttttgatgggTAGAGGGTATGTGTTATCGATagatccgcggtcacactggctgtgaaagaaaaaacgccgtgaaaaataatttgcaattaaaaccaCACGAGAACTCTTTAAGCGTGCACGCAAAACGtataaaaatgtaagcaaTTTAGTCTAGTGACTGTTACTATCGTTTTACACAATCGCTAATGCC from Drosophila subobscura isolate 14011-0131.10 chromosome E, UCBerk_Dsub_1.0, whole genome shotgun sequence includes the following:
- the LOC117892493 gene encoding uncharacterized protein LOC117892493 isoform X4, whose translation is MSMNKEEIFAEVTTEVRALIISGGKPPVPLDDVLRDYKDVVGEPLPFRRLGYQSAQAMLEDTKNFNFQNYGGTVYITAKYSEKSDHIVCMVRNQKSSKPKSKARSRPPPPPQPQPRSFKAAPASYHQQRSQQLNNSNQYQQHLQQRKQLELQQQQQQQQQKNQLQQQQQQQQQQQRNQLQLRKQLELQQQQRQRNHLQLLQQQQQQQQQRNQLQEKEQQIQELQEALNYYHKQREEQQRQLAEIREQDERKLREQEEFIRKLQLDQELLRRKAEAKERLENSALKIVPLRPSNEQLLQHKEKDIPSKEVLHVKPDMNGHSNGHGRAMAGKPPQRPILGNGAPHRGGGPVAAFDAGKNRGLQQRTSVNDRLKKQQQQPVQPAVTPAATAPTNPMPVPAPMTPPATPEAPTPKPDHRAVRKSTKSQNTNKFVFKSDAALDPIAALKAYCAFKELEEPKYRTFNSRPNLICSVSVGAFVYSSYPQEFADELTARKATAWIAIQKIQESESRQPLTICTLTDHEFIDGLYRELRQYPNGILGHKLEEWYERTFNHHLPSHWHDLVVESSKIRMETTISSLILLANDPESPRRAAPQRHEIPELRLPWLSESEHSLERHHDWSLYITHCDSTKQIWARLIDQISSLEELTVHLNRHVAVRTPITDPHEQDMYLVEVAEGWSRVRVLSVDAKQRTCRCHFVDFGDVASFEFEDLVACPPRFLVLPAQAICLGMYALEKFEGHPHAQAVLLKQLAGQRVVARILTTEKQFSELGGCAQGVWKDEMRSACLVGTLYDTSTADDIHLNDLVANEISLNTPAPILSPDQKSNPVLISHINEGGDLTVLLRNEDLRFVERSIATTVADIGEQHRVTLSDLLRDRLVFVCDESVEGLKQWYRGMLTAKPKNADEETFDVYYVDDGRLRKTHISNIYRLEANNLALAGYPPLALRVRLHDVPDIVGDMLGRLRGLMPPRSEAILKVMEGAGSDQLPMVNVYVRGQDANAMYMCVNSAIQMEFEMQSAFDKLEMK
- the LOC117892493 gene encoding uncharacterized protein LOC117892493 isoform X6, which codes for MSMNKEEIFAEVTTEVRALIISGGKPPVPLDDVLRDYKDVVGEPLPFRRLGYQSAQAMLEDTKNFNFQNYGGTVYITAKYSEKSDHIVCMVRNQKSSKPKSKARSRPPPPPQPQPRSFKAAPASYHQQRSQQLNNSNQYQQHLQQRKQLELQQQQQQQQQKNQLQQQQQQQQQQQRNQLQLRKQLELQQQQRQRNHLQLLQQQQQQQQQRNQLQEKEQQIQELQEALNYYHKQREEQQRQLAEIREQDERKLREQEEFIRKLQLDQELLRRKAEAKERLENSALKIVPLRPSNEQLLQHKEKDIPSKEVLHVKPDMNGHSNGHGRAMAGKPPQRPILGNGAPHRGGGPVAAFDAGKNRGLQQRTSVNDRLKKQQQQPVQPAVTPAATAPTNPMPVPAPMTPPATPEAPTPKPDHRAVRKSTKSQNTNKFVFKSDAALDPIAALKAYCAFKELEEPKYRTFNSRPNLICSVSVGAFVYSSYPQEFADELTARKATAWIAIQKIQESESRQPLTICTLTDHEFIDGLYRELRQYPNGILGHKLEEWYERTFNHHLPSHWHDLVVESSKIRMETTISSLILLANDPESPRRAAPQRHEIPELRLPWLSESEHSLERHHDWSLYITHCDSTKQIWARLIDQISSLEELTVHLNRHVAVRTPITDPHEQDMYLVEVAEGWSRVRVLSVDAKQRTCRCHFVDFGDVASFEFEDLVACPPRFLVLPAQAICLGMYALEKFEGHPHAQAVLLKQLAGQRVVARILTTEKQFSELGGCAQGVWKDEMRSACLVGTLYDTSTADDIHLNDLVANEISLNTPAPILSPDQKSNPVLISHINEGGDLTVLLRNEDLRFVERSIATTVADIGEQHRVTLSDLLRDRLVFVCDESVEGLKQWYRGMLTAKPKNADEETFDVYYVDDGRLRKTHISNIYRLEANNLALAGYPPLALRVRLHDVPDIVGDMLGRLRGLMPPRSEAILKVMEGAGSDQLPMVNVYVRGQDANAMYMCVNSAIQMEFEMQSCPNN
- the LOC117892493 gene encoding uncharacterized protein LOC117892493 isoform X5, with product MSMNKEEIFAEVTTEVRALIISGGKPPVPLDDVLRDYKDVVGEPLPFRRLGYQSAQAMLEDTKNFNFQNYGGTVYITAKYSEKSDHIVCMVRNQKSSKPKSKARSRPPPPPQPQPRSFKAAPASYHQQRSQQLNNSNQYQQHLQQRKQLELQQQQQQQQQKNQLQQQQQQQQQQQRNQLQLRKQLELQQQQRQRNHLQLLQQQQQQQQQRNQLQEKEQQIQELQEALNYYHKQREEQQRQLAEIREQDERKLREQEEFIRKLQLDQELLRRKAEAKERLENSALKIVPLRPSNEQLLQHKEKDIPSKEVLHVKPDMNGHSNGHGRAMAGKPPQRPILGNGAPHRGGGPVAAFDAGKNRGLQQRTSVNDRLKKQQQQPVQPAVTPAATAPTNPMPVPAPMTPPATPEAPTPKPDHRAVRKSTKSQNTNKFVFKSDAALDPIAALKAYCAFKELEEPKYRTFNSRPNLICSVSVGAFVYSSYPQEFADELTARKATAWIAIQKIQESESRQPLTICTLTDHEFIDGLYRELRQYPNGILGHKLEEWYERTFNHHLPSHWHDLVVESSKIRMETTISSLILLANDPESPRRAAPQRHEIPELRLPWLSESEHSLERHHDWSLYITHCDSTKQIWARLIDQISSLEELTVHLNRHVAVRTPITDPHEQDMYLVEVAEGWSRVRVLSVDAKQRTCRCHFVDFGDVASFEFEDLVACPPRFLVLPAQAICLGMYALEKFEGHPHAQAVLLKQLAGQRVVARILTTEKQFSELGGCAQGVWKDEMRSACLVGTLYDTSTADDIHLNDLVANEISLNTPAPILSPDQKSNPVLISHINEGGDLTVLLRNEDLRFVERSIATTVADIGEQHRVTLSDLLRDRLVFVCDESVEGLKQWYRGMLTAKPKNADEETFDVYYVDDGRLRKTHISNIYRLEANNLALAGYPPLALRVRLHDVPDIVGDMLGRLRGLMPPRSEAILKVMEGAGSDQLPMVNVYVRGQDANAMYMCVNSAIQMEFEMQSPQSTH
- the LOC117892493 gene encoding tudor domain-containing protein 7 isoform X2; this encodes MSMNKEEIFAEVTTEVRALIISGGKPPVPLDDVLRDYKDVVGEPLPFRRLGYQSAQAMLEDTKNFNFQNYGGTVYITAKYSEKSDHIVCMVRNQKSSKPKSKARSRPPPPPQPQPRSFKAAPASYHQQRSQQLNNSNQYQQHLQQRKQLELQQQQQQQQQKNQLQQQQQQQQQQQRNQLQLRKQLELQQQQRQRNHLQLLQQQQQQQQQRNQLQEKEQQIQELQEALNYYHKQREEQQRQLAEIREQDERKLREQEEFIRKLQLDQELLRRKAEAKERLENSALKIVPLRPSNEQLLQHKEKDIPSKEVLHVKPDMNGHSNGHGRAMAGKPPQRPILGNGAPHRGGGPVAAFDAGKNRGLQQRTSVNDRLKKQQQQPVQPAVTPAATAPTNPMPVPAPMTPPATPEAPTPKPDHRAVRKSTKSQNTNKFVFKSDAALDPIAALKAYCAFKELEEPKYRTFNSRPNLICSVSVGAFVYSSYPQEFADELTARKATAWIAIQKIQESESRQPLTICTLTDHEFIDGLYRELRQYPNGILGHKLEEWYERTFNHHLPSHWHDLVVESSKIRMETTISSLILLANDPESPRRAAPQRHEIPELRLPWLSESEHSLERHHDWSLYITHCDSTKQIWARLIDQISSLEELTVHLNRHVAVRTPITDPHEQDMYLVEVAEGWSRVRVLSVDAKQRTCRCHFVDFGDVASFEFEDLVACPPRFLVLPAQAICLGMYALEKFEGHPHAQAVLLKQLAGQRVVARILTTEKQFSELGGCAQGVWKDEMRSACLVGTLYDTSTADDIHLNDLVANEISLNTPAPILSPDQKSNPVLISHINEGGDLTVLLRNEDLRFVERSIATTVADIGEQHRVTLSDLLRDRLVFVCDESVEGLKQWYRGMLTAKPKNADEETFDVYYVDDGRLRKTHISNIYRLEANNLALAGYPPLALRVRLHDVPDIVGDMLGRLRGLMPPRSEAILKVMEGAGSDQLPMVNVYVRGQDANAMYMCVNSAIQMEFEMQSSTRPQSYDDGGLRFNPNGQLQRRNSFGSVVSSHSSGSQSFSEHQTPPVTPLRLSSSTTIKDYEAIPAVGAYFEVRIGLSINPGHFAVQPYKCYNQLQHLMKDLQAHCKGASAQSVPAARLAIGQAYAAPDSDNVYHRVIVRKIYDEIIHVRFVDVGDDGVVACDQLRKLPPALAELPRMAIPAQLYGIQLADVLWTQENCVRFRSLTLGQKFIGFVRRLSRLKDETLALCLELIDTSTPQDIKLHEILINEKHAQPQPPK
- the LOC117892493 gene encoding tudor domain-containing protein 7 isoform X1 translates to MSMNKEEIFAEVTTEVRALIISGGKPPVPLDDVLRDYKDVVGEPLPFRRLGYQSAQAMLEDTKNFNFQNYGGTVYITAKYSEKSDHIVCMVRNQKSSKPKSKARSRPPPPPQPQPRSFKAAPASYHQQRSQQLNNSNQYQQHLQQRKQLELQQQQQQQQQKNQLQQQQQQQQQQQRNQLQLRKQLELQQQQRQRNHLQLLQQQQQQQQQRNQLQEKEQQIQELQEALNYYHKQREEQQRQLAEIREQDERKLREQEEFIRKLQLDQELLRRKAEAKERLENSALKIVPLRPSNEQLLQHKEKDIPSKEVLHVKPDMNGHSNGHGRAMAGKPPQRPILGNGAPHRGGGPVAAFDAGKNRGLQQRTSVNDRLKKQQQQPVQPAVTPAATAPTNPMPVPAPMTPPATPEAPTPKPDHRAVRKSTKSQNTNKFVFKSDAALDPIAALKAYCAFKELEEPKYRTFNSRPNLICSVSVGAFVYSSYPQEFADELTARKATAWIAIQKIQESESRQPLTICTLTDHEFIDGLYRELRQYPNGILGHKLEEWYERTFNHHLPSHWHDLVVESSKIRMETTISSLILLANDPESPRRAAPQRHEIPELRLPWLSESEHSLERHHDWSLYITHCDSTKQIWARLIDQISSLEELTVHLNRHVAVRTPITDPHEQDMYLVEVAEGWSRVRVLSVDAKQRTCRCHFVDFGDVASFEFEDLVACPPRFLVLPAQAICLGMYALEKFEGHPHAQAVLLKQLAGQRVVARILTTEKQFSELGGCAQGVWKDEMRSACLVGTLYDTSTADDIHLNDLVANEISLNTPAPILSPDQKSNPVLISHINEGGDLTVLLRNEDLRFVERSIATTVADIGEQHRVTLSDLLRDRLVFVCDESVEGLKQWYRGMLTAKPKNADEETFDVYYVDDGRLRKTHISNIYRLEANNLALAGYPPLALRVRLHDVPDIVGDMLGRLRGLMPPRSEAILKVMEGAGSDQLPMVNVYVRGQDANAMYMCVNSAIQMEFEMQSSTRPQSYDDGGLRFNPNGQLQRRNSFGSVVSSHSSGSQSFSEHQTPPVTPLRLSSSTTIKDYEAIPAVGAYFEVRIGLSINPGHFAVQPYKCYNQLQHLMKDLQAHCKGASAQSVPAARLAIGQAYAAPDSDNVYHRVIVRKIYDEIIHVRFVDVGDDGVVACDQLRKLPPALAELPRMAIPAQLYGIQLADVLWTQENCVRFRSLTLGQKFIGFVRRLSRLKDETLALCLELIDTSTPQDIKLHEILINEKHAQPQPEERL
- the LOC117892493 gene encoding tudor domain-containing protein 7B isoform X3, giving the protein MVRNQKSSKPKSKARSRPPPPPQPQPRSFKAAPASYHQQRSQQLNNSNQYQQHLQQRKQLELQQQQQQQQQKNQLQQQQQQQQQQQRNQLQLRKQLELQQQQRQRNHLQLLQQQQQQQQQRNQLQEKEQQIQELQEALNYYHKQREEQQRQLAEIREQDERKLREQEEFIRKLQLDQELLRRKAEAKERLENSALKIVPLRPSNEQLLQHKEKDIPSKEVLHVKPDMNGHSNGHGRAMAGKPPQRPILGNGAPHRGGGPVAAFDAGKNRGLQQRTSVNDRLKKQQQQPVQPAVTPAATAPTNPMPVPAPMTPPATPEAPTPKPDHRAVRKSTKSQNTNKFVFKSDAALDPIAALKAYCAFKELEEPKYRTFNSRPNLICSVSVGAFVYSSYPQEFADELTARKATAWIAIQKIQESESRQPLTICTLTDHEFIDGLYRELRQYPNGILGHKLEEWYERTFNHHLPSHWHDLVVESSKIRMETTISSLILLANDPESPRRAAPQRHEIPELRLPWLSESEHSLERHHDWSLYITHCDSTKQIWARLIDQISSLEELTVHLNRHVAVRTPITDPHEQDMYLVEVAEGWSRVRVLSVDAKQRTCRCHFVDFGDVASFEFEDLVACPPRFLVLPAQAICLGMYALEKFEGHPHAQAVLLKQLAGQRVVARILTTEKQFSELGGCAQGVWKDEMRSACLVGTLYDTSTADDIHLNDLVANEISLNTPAPILSPDQKSNPVLISHINEGGDLTVLLRNEDLRFVERSIATTVADIGEQHRVTLSDLLRDRLVFVCDESVEGLKQWYRGMLTAKPKNADEETFDVYYVDDGRLRKTHISNIYRLEANNLALAGYPPLALRVRLHDVPDIVGDMLGRLRGLMPPRSEAILKVMEGAGSDQLPMVNVYVRGQDANAMYMCVNSAIQMEFEMQSSTRPQSYDDGGLRFNPNGQLQRRNSFGSVVSSHSSGSQSFSEHQTPPVTPLRLSSSTTIKDYEAIPAVGAYFEVRIGLSINPGHFAVQPYKCYNQLQHLMKDLQAHCKGASAQSVPAARLAIGQAYAAPDSDNVYHRVIVRKIYDEIIHVRFVDVGDDGVVACDQLRKLPPALAELPRMAIPAQLYGIQLADVLWTQENCVRFRSLTLGQKFIGFVRRLSRLKDETLALCLELIDTSTPQDIKLHEILINEKHAQPQPEERL
- the LOC117892497 gene encoding mediator of RNA polymerase II transcription subunit 8 codes for the protein MQREEKHFEMTLDAVLQRLNDLKLAVLAMIQKLEMEFETINWPTFLDNFAIISSHLTGLTKILAKEQCPPLRNRTVLPLLVSMDRDETLIGITEGRVPVFSHDIVPDYLRTRPDPLTEQKMQANEQKAANLTNDAAMKQVTQYNKVVSHVLDMVSKAREEWEIESSSRTGIQQTSSMADTQLLVAAVGMGKGMKMTSYGPGPNMMVPPSIRASSPMGGPAMSPGNVQQQLGKAPSAVKTNIKAANQVHPFSR